From one Buchnera aphidicola (Cinara strobi) genomic stretch:
- the aroA gene encoding 3-phosphoshikimate 1-carboxyvinyltransferase, with translation MQNSLTLKPVKHIFGELTLPGSKSISNRALLLSALSKGQTILKNLLYSDDTKYMLSALSKLGISYILDKKTMTCTVQGFSGPLFSKQKIKLFLGNAGTAMRPLLAVLSLKKNKIILTGEERMQERPIHHLVDSLRQGGAKVDYLNKKKFPPLYLRGGFLGGKIIINGTISSQFLSSLLIAAPMADMDTEIVVQGTLVSKPYIDLTINLMKIFGVTVNILNDYKLFYILGNQKYISPQEYLVESDLSSATYFLAAAAIKGGCVKIHDIKNNSIQGDRYFIDVLKQMGVSIIWKKNVLICTKKKLFGITIDCNHIPDAAMTLAMLGLFAKQLVYIKNIYNWRVKETDRLYAMAKELKKVGAQVQEGSDFIIIHPVKKFFHATIDTYNDHRMAMCFSLICLSGTPVTLLNPACVNKTFPSFFEKFYSICHY, from the coding sequence ATGCAAAACTCTTTAACTTTAAAACCTGTTAAACATATTTTTGGTGAATTAACATTACCTGGCTCTAAAAGTATTTCAAATCGAGCATTACTTTTATCGGCTCTATCTAAAGGTCAAACAATTTTAAAGAATTTATTATATAGTGATGATACAAAGTATATGTTAAGTGCTTTATCTAAATTAGGAATATCATATATTTTAGATAAAAAAACAATGACATGTACAGTTCAAGGATTTTCCGGTCCTTTGTTTTCAAAACAAAAAATTAAATTATTTTTAGGTAATGCTGGAACTGCTATGAGACCTTTATTGGCAGTATTGTCTTTAAAAAAAAATAAGATTATTTTAACTGGTGAGGAAAGGATGCAAGAACGACCTATTCATCATTTAGTAGATTCGCTACGACAAGGGGGGGCAAAAGTTGATTATTTAAATAAAAAAAAATTCCCGCCTTTATATTTAAGAGGCGGTTTTTTAGGTGGAAAAATTATTATAAATGGAACTATTTCTAGTCAATTCTTAAGTTCTTTGTTAATTGCAGCTCCTATGGCAGATATGGACACAGAAATTGTTGTACAGGGTACATTGGTATCAAAGCCATATATTGATTTGACTATTAACTTAATGAAAATTTTTGGAGTTACTGTAAATATTTTAAATGATTATAAATTATTTTATATTTTAGGCAATCAAAAATATATTTCTCCTCAAGAATACTTAGTAGAAAGTGATTTATCCTCGGCTACTTATTTTTTAGCTGCTGCAGCAATAAAAGGTGGTTGTGTTAAGATTCATGATATTAAAAATAATAGTATACAAGGGGATCGATATTTTATAGATGTATTAAAGCAAATGGGGGTATCAATTATATGGAAAAAAAATGTTTTAATTTGTACTAAAAAAAAATTATTTGGTATTACTATAGATTGCAATCATATCCCTGATGCAGCAATGACTCTTGCTATGCTAGGCTTATTTGCTAAGCAACTTGTATATATTAAAAATATATATAACTGGAGAGTTAAAGAAACAGATCGTTTGTATGCTATGGCAAAAGAATTAAAAAAAGTTGGTGCTCAAGTTCAAGAAGGATCTGATTTCATTATTATTCATCCAGTAAAAAAATTCTTTCACGCTACCATTGATACGTATAACGATCATCGTATGGCAATGTGTTTTTCTTTAATTTGTTTATCGGGGACACCTGTTACGCTATTAAATCCAGCTTGTGTAAATAAAACATTTCCTTCATTTTTTGAAAAATTTTATTCTATTTGTCATTATTAG